One Candidatus Bathyarchaeota archaeon DNA segment encodes these proteins:
- a CDS encoding SPFH domain-containing protein, translated as MPVIEKVSWDFGGAEDIAYRFPKLSLKYGSQVVVKENQWAVFFRDGKAYDVFGPGRHTITSKNISLLTGALKALGIIGDIFDCEVVFVSNSQFRGNFGGTAYSAPSGDIKYQAEVGFYGYLLYKVEDPKLFVMEFFGNRGATTSQDVENYIRGFVNERIINDFGSFDIFTVVKNVDVTTDKVALKISDEAARIGLKIIDCVFEGVKIPEEARRFASGIGAQAMTMQYMKETAAELKGTGGGGAAAAGVGAGLGLMMPFMMAQQMQQAQAGKPQEVVICPKCGAKNTVGMKFCGNCGSSLLPKPAVICPNCKAENPAGMKFCGNCGKPLAQSTTGDEITCPKCNTKNPPGTKFCGNCGEKLSQ; from the coding sequence ATGCCTGTAATTGAAAAAGTTTCATGGGATTTTGGGGGAGCAGAAGATATTGCTTATAGATTTCCAAAACTCTCCCTCAAGTATGGAAGCCAAGTGGTTGTAAAAGAAAATCAGTGGGCTGTCTTCTTTAGAGATGGTAAAGCCTATGATGTTTTTGGCCCTGGAAGACACACTATAACTAGCAAAAATATTTCCCTCTTAACTGGTGCTTTGAAGGCTCTCGGTATCATTGGTGATATTTTCGATTGCGAAGTTGTTTTCGTCAGCAACAGTCAATTCCGAGGAAACTTCGGTGGAACAGCCTATTCCGCGCCAAGCGGCGACATAAAATATCAAGCCGAAGTAGGTTTTTACGGATACCTCCTCTACAAAGTTGAAGATCCGAAACTGTTCGTCATGGAGTTCTTTGGAAACAGAGGAGCAACTACATCTCAAGATGTTGAAAACTACATCAGAGGATTCGTGAACGAACGCATCATAAACGATTTTGGCAGCTTCGACATATTCACCGTCGTAAAGAACGTAGACGTCACAACCGACAAAGTAGCACTAAAAATCAGCGACGAAGCCGCAAGAATCGGCCTAAAAATAATAGACTGCGTCTTCGAAGGCGTCAAAATCCCAGAAGAAGCACGAAGATTTGCCTCCGGAATTGGCGCACAAGCCATGACAATGCAGTACATGAAGGAAACAGCAGCAGAACTCAAAGGAACTGGAGGCGGTGGAGCAGCCGCAGCAGGCGTTGGGGCAGGATTAGGCTTGATGATGCCTTTCATGATGGCTCAACAAATGCAACAAGCTCAAGCTGGAAAACCACAAGAAGTAGTTATTTGTCCAAAATGCGGCGCCAAAAACACCGTTGGAATGAAATTCTGTGGAAACTGTGGGTCAAGCTTACTTCCAAAACCCGCGGTTATCTGTCCAAACTGCAAAGCCGAGAACCCCGCAGGTATGAAGTTCTGTGGAAACTGCGGTAAACCTCTCGCTCAGTCAACAACTGGCGATGAAATTACTTGCCCAAAATGTAACACTAAGAATCCTCCGGGAACAAAATTCTGCGGGAACTGTGGAGAAAAACTTTCGCAATAG
- a CDS encoding aryl-sulfate sulfotransferase — MKKEMLSAFILCVIKISLVTLSSIAVANLGWTPLAIYMSDGLCAYATCTQSSDGYTLFAPMRSTTTYMIDNSGEVIHTWESDYRPALSVYLLENGSILRTAFPGLPANSSFTAGGGTGGLAQKIDWNGTVVWEYEYSNNQHLLHHDIEPLPNGNVLMIAWECKSYEESITAGRNPSLLPGGELWPDHVIEVEPYGSTGGNITWEWHVWDHLIQDFDPLAENYGNVAAHPELIDINVYGQPFADWNHINSIDYNQELDQILLSVNGFREVWVIDHSTTTEEAAGHTGGNSGKGGDILYRWGNPQNYRAGDAYDQKFYQQHDAQWVKPGCPGEGNILVFNNGNNRPGGSYSSVDEIVPPVSAHGSYFIAPGSAYGPEEQVWIYTAEPPTSLYSSGISGAQRLPNGNTLICSGQDGLFLEVTPEKEVIWEYFNAFPNEVRNNVFKTYRYGRDFPGLLDLIRPNDVAISNVTADKTTVIQGEELTINVEVENQGIYTETFNVTAYANATSIWEETVDNLEGGESQLMSFAWNTSSFAGGNYTLSVAADIVANETDILDNICTYGSLTLLSHDLAITNVTLFKTVVGQGHSTYVNVTIRNQGDYDETFSSALNVTTTIIGLLTNITLISQNSASVYFEWNTTGYAEGNYSLKAHVFPVDGEIDMEDNTFAFWVLVTIAGDVDGNRKVNIFDIVMIAGSYGAVAGDPRYIPNCDIDGSSTIDIFDVVLAAGNYGRSW; from the coding sequence ATGAAAAAGGAAATGCTATCAGCTTTCATTCTATGTGTCATCAAGATTTCCCTTGTGACACTGTCTTCCATCGCTGTAGCTAATCTTGGTTGGACGCCACTAGCAATTTACATGTCTGATGGACTTTGCGCATACGCGACATGCACACAGTCTTCTGACGGTTACACTTTGTTTGCTCCGATGCGCTCAACCACAACGTACATGATCGATAATAGTGGAGAGGTCATTCACACCTGGGAAAGTGACTATAGACCAGCCCTCTCTGTATATCTACTTGAGAACGGGTCGATTCTTCGCACCGCTTTCCCCGGGCTTCCAGCTAATTCTTCTTTTACTGCTGGAGGTGGCACGGGTGGACTTGCTCAAAAGATTGATTGGAATGGAACAGTTGTCTGGGAATATGAATATTCGAATAATCAGCATCTTCTTCACCATGACATAGAACCACTTCCTAATGGTAACGTGCTCATGATAGCATGGGAATGCAAATCGTATGAGGAGTCGATAACTGCAGGTCGTAATCCAAGCTTATTGCCCGGTGGAGAGCTCTGGCCAGATCATGTCATTGAGGTTGAACCATATGGTTCAACTGGAGGAAACATCACATGGGAGTGGCATGTCTGGGACCATTTAATTCAAGATTTTGACCCGCTTGCCGAAAACTATGGCAATGTAGCTGCCCATCCGGAGCTAATAGACATAAATGTTTATGGTCAACCCTTTGCCGACTGGAATCACATCAATTCCATTGACTATAATCAAGAGTTAGATCAGATCCTGCTCAGTGTCAATGGGTTCAGGGAAGTATGGGTGATCGACCACAGTACGACAACCGAGGAAGCTGCTGGTCATACTGGAGGCAATAGTGGAAAGGGTGGTGACATTCTTTACCGTTGGGGTAACCCCCAGAACTACCGAGCTGGAGACGCCTATGATCAGAAGTTCTATCAACAACACGACGCTCAATGGGTCAAGCCAGGATGCCCCGGAGAGGGAAACATCCTAGTCTTCAACAATGGTAATAACAGACCAGGCGGATCATACTCTTCCGTAGATGAGATTGTGCCTCCTGTGTCAGCTCACGGAAGCTACTTCATTGCACCTGGTTCTGCCTATGGACCTGAAGAACAAGTGTGGATATACACCGCTGAACCTCCAACAAGCCTGTACTCCAGCGGAATATCAGGAGCCCAACGATTACCTAACGGGAACACGCTTATCTGTAGCGGACAGGATGGCCTCTTCCTCGAAGTGACTCCCGAAAAAGAGGTGATTTGGGAGTATTTTAACGCCTTTCCAAACGAAGTAAGGAACAACGTGTTCAAGACATATCGCTATGGACGAGACTTTCCAGGATTGCTTGATTTGATTCGCCCTAACGATGTCGCTATATCTAATGTCACTGCAGACAAGACTACAGTGATTCAAGGTGAGGAATTGACGATAAATGTGGAAGTTGAGAACCAGGGTATCTACACTGAAACGTTTAATGTGACAGCCTATGCAAACGCCACCTCCATTTGGGAGGAGACTGTCGATAATTTAGAGGGGGGTGAAAGCCAACTCATGAGTTTTGCGTGGAATACTTCAAGTTTCGCAGGTGGCAACTATACTCTGAGTGTTGCGGCAGATATTGTGGCAAACGAAACTGACATCTTAGATAACATCTGTACTTATGGTAGCTTGACATTGCTTTCTCATGATTTGGCAATTACCAATGTTACCCTCTTCAAGACTGTAGTTGGGCAGGGCCACTCAACGTACGTAAATGTGACTATTAGAAACCAAGGAGACTATGATGAAACGTTTAGTTCAGCGTTAAATGTTACAACAACAATCATTGGATTGCTAACTAACATAACCTTGATCTCCCAAAACTCTGCGAGTGTCTATTTTGAGTGGAATACAACGGGCTATGCAGAAGGCAATTACAGCCTCAAAGCTCATGTCTTCCCAGTTGATGGCGAGATTGATATGGAAGATAATACCTTTGCATTTTGGGTGCTTGTCACAATAGCTGGTGACGTTGACGGCAATAGAAAAGTAAACATTTTTGACATAGTCATGATAGCTGGGTCCTATGGCGCTGTAGCAGGAGATCCCCGCTATATTCCAAACTGTGACATAGATGGAAGCAGCACAATAGACATATTCGACGTAGTCCTAGCTGCCGGAAATTACGGAAGAAGCTGGTGA
- a CDS encoding MFS transporter, with the protein MSEKTDLRNSRQTRFGRSPILVIVMTLFIDATGFGIIIPLLPFYAETFQAGSAALGILVASFSLMQFIFSPILGRISDNVGRKPVLIISILTSVASFLLFALANSFFMLLLSRIVAGLATETAVAQAYIADITSKKERASGIGKVGAAHGAGFIIGPAIGGFLSVYGFSAPGFAAVFLTLVNLLFVLFFLPESLNKESSELLLSPRSTSSFFHRLLAAFTKPLIGAVLMIFFIVFLSFSAIPVIVPLLGVAFFGFGSVEMSYFFMYIGAVQIILQGVAIGRLTKKFGEEKLIVFGPLLMMVGIFLMPLVPNIAVFMFSLTMIASGSGIMRTVVPSFISKITPANEQGGTLGVANSVASMATVPGPLIGGSLFEFAGLATPFFASAAMLIVAFGLGCRVFHACIRGLKG; encoded by the coding sequence ATGAGTGAGAAGACAGATCTAAGAAACTCTAGACAGACAAGATTTGGACGTTCTCCTATTCTCGTAATTGTAATGACGCTCTTCATAGATGCAACAGGATTTGGAATAATAATTCCTCTTCTGCCATTCTATGCAGAAACTTTCCAAGCAGGATCCGCTGCTCTGGGTATTTTAGTTGCTTCATTCTCATTAATGCAATTCATTTTTTCTCCCATATTAGGAAGAATATCGGACAATGTGGGAAGGAAACCAGTTCTCATAATATCCATCCTGACCTCAGTAGCAAGTTTTCTCCTCTTTGCGCTTGCCAACTCCTTCTTCATGCTCCTCCTATCTAGGATCGTGGCTGGATTGGCTACTGAGACTGCAGTGGCCCAAGCTTACATCGCTGACATCACAAGTAAAAAGGAAAGAGCATCTGGAATAGGTAAGGTGGGTGCTGCTCATGGAGCAGGCTTTATAATAGGGCCTGCAATAGGAGGTTTCCTGAGTGTATATGGGTTTTCGGCACCTGGATTCGCTGCTGTATTTTTGACCTTGGTAAACCTTCTGTTTGTATTGTTCTTCCTCCCAGAATCACTTAACAAAGAAAGTTCAGAGCTTCTATTGTCGCCTAGATCCACCAGTAGCTTTTTCCATAGGCTACTAGCTGCTTTCACAAAACCCTTGATAGGAGCTGTTTTGATGATTTTCTTCATCGTTTTCCTATCCTTCTCAGCTATACCTGTAATAGTGCCTCTTCTTGGTGTAGCCTTTTTCGGATTTGGGTCCGTTGAGATGTCTTATTTCTTTATGTATATTGGTGCTGTCCAAATCATCTTGCAGGGTGTGGCAATTGGGAGGCTGACTAAGAAGTTTGGCGAAGAAAAGCTCATAGTATTCGGTCCTCTGCTGATGATGGTAGGAATATTTCTGATGCCTTTAGTTCCAAACATTGCAGTTTTTATGTTCTCATTAACGATGATAGCTTCTGGTAGCGGGATAATGCGAACGGTTGTGCCTAGCTTCATTTCAAAAATTACCCCTGCAAATGAGCAGGGAGGCACTTTGGGAGTGGCAAATTCGGTAGCAAGTATGGCAACTGTTCCAGGTCCTCTAATCGGGGGTTCTCTCTTTGAGTTTGCTGGACTAGCCACTCCCTTCTTCGCAAGTGCAGCCATGTTGATAGTCGCATTTGGGCTTGGATGCAGAGTTTTTCATGCTTGTATACGGGGATTGAAAGGATAG
- a CDS encoding GNAT family N-acetyltransferase, translated as MQQDVKTAELDRIVVFPTHERKGVGTQLLKQAVEDEKKKGTKVIVVNAGKDETHARRFYEKNGFELVKEVTIDAPWGKRLDLATYQLQLGSS; from the coding sequence ATGCAGCAAGATGTCAAAACAGCAGAACTAGATCGTATTGTTGTCTTTCCAACTCATGAGAGGAAAGGTGTTGGAACTCAACTTCTAAAACAAGCTGTTGAGGATGAGAAGAAGAAAGGAACTAAAGTTATTGTTGTGAATGCTGGAAAAGATGAAACTCATGCTAGAAGGTTTTATGAGAAAAATGGTTTTGAACTGGTGAAGGAAGTGACTATTGATGCACCTTGGGGAAAGAGACTAGATCTAGCCACTTATCAACTTCAATTAGGTTCTTCATAG
- a CDS encoding DUF362 domain-containing protein, producing MTSRVAIIEFNEDIVKSLNQVLDQIGGIDDLNTAKRSVVVKVGVFSHKAGNHTSVGVVDAIKNCFRKAPKIFLAESDNYQGTSTERLQIWKELFTERIVPFNLSDDSDTRSVRLADQEMNLSHILFKPNVLVDTHILRSFESGSILKNLFGCIPTSKKAKYHKILPTLLADVYEAIGGVDLAVLDGTYFWRGAGDAPVQMNTLLVGRDAVAVETVGATLAGLNPQKMPVIQEFTKRGLGEGDLGNIKVVGASFERLKEKFLTAVLTQKKILAQRRGPQTWGGHAYHALEGLIREGFFKHPNKRTIEDVAKALEAQGLSTKGKEGKIANSLARRVKKGVLKKSKVSNGWVYWTE from the coding sequence TTGACCTCGAGAGTCGCTATAATCGAGTTTAATGAAGACATAGTGAAGTCACTAAACCAAGTTCTCGATCAGATTGGGGGAATAGATGATCTAAACACTGCTAAGAGATCTGTTGTTGTCAAAGTTGGAGTTTTTAGTCATAAAGCAGGAAACCATACATCAGTAGGCGTGGTTGACGCCATCAAAAACTGCTTCCGTAAGGCTCCGAAGATCTTCCTAGCTGAATCTGATAACTATCAAGGCACCAGTACAGAGAGGCTTCAAATCTGGAAAGAACTCTTCACAGAACGAATTGTTCCCTTCAACCTCTCAGATGACTCGGATACTAGAAGTGTGAGGCTTGCGGATCAAGAAATGAATTTGTCGCATATACTTTTCAAACCCAATGTCCTGGTTGATACACACATACTGCGTTCCTTTGAAAGTGGAAGTATCCTTAAGAACCTGTTTGGATGCATTCCAACTTCTAAGAAAGCAAAATATCACAAGATTCTTCCAACGCTCCTCGCCGATGTTTATGAAGCAATAGGTGGAGTAGATCTCGCCGTGCTTGACGGGACATACTTCTGGCGCGGTGCAGGGGATGCTCCCGTACAAATGAATACCCTGCTAGTGGGGAGAGACGCAGTTGCTGTGGAGACAGTTGGAGCCACTCTTGCAGGTCTTAATCCTCAGAAGATGCCGGTGATACAAGAATTTACGAAGAGAGGCCTTGGAGAAGGAGACCTTGGAAATATCAAGGTCGTAGGAGCTTCCTTTGAGCGTCTTAAAGAAAAATTTTTGACCGCTGTATTGACCCAAAAGAAGATACTAGCACAGCGCAGAGGGCCTCAGACTTGGGGGGGTCATGCGTACCATGCACTTGAAGGGTTGATTCGTGAGGGATTTTTCAAACATCCAAATAAGAGAACAATAGAAGATGTGGCTAAAGCCTTAGAGGCTCAAGGGCTCTCGACTAAAGGCAAGGAGGGCAAAATCGCTAATTCTCTTGCTCGAAGAGTGAAAAAAGGAGTCTTGAAAAAGTCTAAGGTCTCAAACGGATGGGTTTACTGGACAGAATAG
- a CDS encoding DUF4382 domain-containing protein — MVYNNRKLVLGGLGGVLIAVLIIASFVWIGYLPTVHATGQLVVKIKDAPSELEELWLTIDTVKAHRKGGGNTTWYNVSVTQTDPFDLLSLTDFSIVLAVQELSVGNYTEIRFHIVDANATIDGTSTPLNVTTQWMKVKAHFEIKDTQVTAVTIDIDINEDPILNANILMPVAIADVIVEYNG; from the coding sequence GTGGTTTACAACAACCGCAAACTTGTATTGGGAGGCCTTGGCGGCGTTTTGATAGCCGTTCTAATCATAGCAAGTTTCGTATGGATTGGATACCTGCCCACCGTACACGCGACAGGTCAGCTTGTTGTGAAGATCAAAGACGCTCCCTCGGAGTTGGAAGAACTTTGGTTAACCATAGATACGGTTAAAGCGCATAGGAAAGGTGGAGGAAACACGACATGGTACAATGTCTCAGTAACGCAAACAGACCCCTTCGACCTGCTGAGTTTGACTGACTTCTCCATCGTGCTGGCGGTACAAGAACTCTCAGTTGGGAACTACACAGAGATAAGATTCCACATCGTTGACGCCAATGCGACCATCGATGGAACATCAACACCCTTGAATGTTACCACACAGTGGATGAAAGTCAAAGCTCACTTCGAAATCAAAGACACACAAGTAACCGCCGTAACTATAGACATAGACATCAACGAAGACCCTATTCTGAACGCCAACATCCTAATGCCTGTAGCCATCGCCGATGTGATCGTCGAATACAATGGATAA
- a CDS encoding zinc ribbon domain-containing protein, which yields MSESEVKEKEKPVKLEDVAEETGELIGKGIKKAWSVTKSFGKGLVDTLEKTEKRKDSMPSTCPHCSSSVPPHSNFCASCGKKL from the coding sequence TTGAGTGAATCGGAAGTTAAAGAAAAAGAGAAGCCTGTCAAGCTCGAAGATGTGGCTGAGGAAACTGGTGAGCTCATCGGAAAAGGTATCAAGAAAGCTTGGAGTGTTACAAAGAGTTTCGGAAAAGGGTTAGTTGATACTCTTGAGAAGACAGAGAAACGAAAAGATTCTATGCCTTCAACTTGCCCCCACTGTAGTTCTTCAGTTCCTCCGCATTCTAATTTCTGCGCCAGTTGCGGAAAGAAACTTTAA
- a CDS encoding 30S ribosomal protein S19e, whose product MPTPYDVPAQIFINKLAQYIEDNIDHVTPPPWAPYVKTGSCAIRQPQNRGWWYTRCASLLRKTYMNAPIGVGRLRAKYAGRKDMGVRPEHVRKGAGSNIRKLFQQLEAAGLVETVKGQGRVLTSEGRRLLDTMATEIKKELEKKIPELAKY is encoded by the coding sequence TTGCCAACACCATATGATGTCCCTGCACAAATCTTCATCAACAAATTAGCTCAGTACATAGAGGACAACATAGATCATGTCACCCCTCCACCATGGGCGCCCTACGTAAAAACAGGTTCCTGTGCAATACGGCAACCTCAAAACCGAGGCTGGTGGTACACGCGTTGTGCCTCACTTCTCCGAAAAACTTACATGAACGCGCCAATCGGAGTTGGAAGATTGAGGGCAAAATATGCGGGAAGAAAAGACATGGGGGTTCGCCCAGAACACGTGAGGAAAGGTGCAGGAAGTAACATTAGAAAACTCTTTCAACAACTTGAAGCGGCTGGACTCGTTGAAACCGTGAAAGGGCAAGGTAGAGTATTGACAAGTGAGGGTAGACGACTGCTAGATACGATGGCCACCGAGATAAAAAAGGAATTAGAGAAGAAAATACCTGAACTGGCAAAGTACTAA
- a CDS encoding DNA-binding protein: protein MSEDEEIEALRKKRLLELQQRFAQEQQQAQIQQQVEIQKQALLRRILSTDARQRLTNIKMVKPEFAAQIELQLIQLVQTGRLKIPVADNQLKEILARLQSQRRDIKIRRK, encoded by the coding sequence GTGAGCGAGGACGAAGAAATCGAAGCACTGCGGAAAAAAAGACTGCTTGAACTACAGCAGAGATTTGCCCAAGAACAACAACAAGCTCAAATACAACAGCAAGTCGAAATACAAAAACAAGCGTTACTCCGCCGCATACTGTCCACAGACGCCAGACAACGCCTCACAAACATAAAAATGGTGAAACCTGAATTCGCAGCACAAATCGAACTCCAACTCATACAACTCGTTCAAACAGGACGCCTGAAAATCCCCGTAGCCGACAACCAGCTGAAAGAAATATTAGCCCGATTACAGTCTCAACGTCGAGACATAAAAATAAGGAGAAAATGA
- a CDS encoding 50S ribosomal protein L39e, producing MARNKPTARKRRLAKAGKQKKPVPTWVVAKTLGRVRRHPKSKHWRRSKLRA from the coding sequence ATGGCAAGAAACAAGCCAACTGCAAGGAAACGTAGACTAGCAAAGGCTGGAAAGCAAAAAAAGCCAGTTCCAACGTGGGTAGTAGCGAAGACTCTAGGTCGAGTTAGAAGACACCCCAAAAGTAAACATTGGCGGCGAAGCAAACTTAGGGCGTAG
- a CDS encoding 50S ribosomal protein L31e — translation MEEEAPRRREKEEEEFVEERIYTIPLRRAWMMPPKKRAPKAIRIMKAFIQRHMKVGEVAIEEEEGEEAGRIIISNEVNEEIWSRGIEKPPRKLRIRAAKDEEGNVTIFLA, via the coding sequence ATTGAAGAAGAAGCGCCACGTCGCCGGGAAAAAGAGGAAGAGGAATTTGTTGAAGAAAGAATCTACACAATACCACTGCGGCGTGCTTGGATGATGCCCCCAAAAAAACGGGCTCCAAAAGCCATCCGTATCATGAAAGCCTTCATTCAAAGACACATGAAGGTTGGCGAAGTAGCTATCGAGGAAGAAGAGGGAGAAGAGGCAGGAAGAATAATAATTAGTAACGAAGTTAACGAGGAAATTTGGAGTCGGGGAATCGAGAAACCTCCTCGGAAATTAAGAATTCGCGCTGCGAAAGATGAAGAAGGCAATGTAACTATTTTCCTAGCTTAG
- a CDS encoding translation initiation factor IF-6 gives MAIFLLKLFGSASIGVYSLATDKMAIIPLQAPEPKADRVEEWLGVKVAKTTLGGSVIVGALACANSNGIVLPHYVREEELEVVKTVCDDANLTVMETKRTAYGNMVLTNDYGAVVDPRLKPKTIRKIADTLGVDVVLGEVAGLPYVGSLALATNKGVLAHPLIKEEEKQVLEEVLKVPVDVGSINCGIPYVATGLIGNSNDVVAGLLTTGPEMFIIGQALDVVK, from the coding sequence TTGGCAATTTTCTTGCTAAAACTTTTTGGAAGCGCAAGTATAGGAGTCTACTCCTTGGCTACTGACAAGATGGCGATAATTCCTTTGCAAGCGCCCGAACCAAAAGCCGATAGGGTAGAAGAGTGGCTTGGTGTTAAGGTGGCTAAGACGACTCTCGGCGGCTCGGTAATTGTAGGGGCTCTGGCTTGTGCTAACTCGAACGGTATAGTCTTGCCTCATTACGTGCGAGAGGAAGAACTTGAAGTTGTAAAGACAGTGTGCGACGACGCCAATTTGACAGTTATGGAGACGAAGAGAACCGCTTATGGAAACATGGTTCTTACAAACGATTATGGCGCTGTTGTTGACCCAAGGCTTAAACCCAAAACTATTAGGAAAATAGCTGACACTTTGGGTGTTGATGTTGTTCTTGGGGAGGTTGCAGGCTTGCCGTACGTTGGTTCATTGGCTTTGGCTACGAATAAAGGCGTTTTGGCGCATCCGTTGATTAAGGAGGAAGAAAAGCAAGTTCTGGAAGAGGTGCTGAAGGTGCCTGTGGATGTTGGAAGCATAAACTGTGGTATTCCTTATGTAGCTACAGGGTTAATAGGGAACAGCAATGATGTAGTGGCAGGGTTACTAACAACAGGCCCTGAAATGTTTATAATTGGTCAAGCGCTTGATGTGGTGAAATAA
- the rpl18a gene encoding 50S ribosomal protein L18Ae gives MSEVKVFRVTGEIAKPNWRTPFKKEIRALKPENAKEKIYMELGSKHRAKRFQIKIFKIEEIPPEEIESPLIRKLTLEEEADVE, from the coding sequence ATGAGCGAAGTCAAAGTGTTCCGTGTAACAGGCGAGATTGCAAAGCCAAACTGGAGAACGCCCTTCAAGAAAGAGATCAGAGCCTTAAAGCCTGAAAATGCAAAAGAAAAGATATACATGGAGTTAGGAAGCAAACACAGAGCCAAGCGCTTTCAAATAAAAATCTTCAAAATCGAAGAGATCCCTCCAGAGGAGATTGAAAGCCCCCTCATAAGGAAGTTGACTTTGGAGGAAGAAGCAGATGTCGAGTGA
- the pfdA gene encoding prefoldin subunit alpha gives MSSDEEIFRRLLTELRLLEGTADALQNRTNLINAAMTELAFASMTIEGLDKEKEGAPLLVPIGGGSFIKAEVAATETMVVGMGAGVSVEKSRDEAKQIVQKRIAELERSKSTLQQQLGQVVEQMHLKRQQLDEVSLKLSSRRRAGDVRKTKSRP, from the coding sequence ATGTCGAGTGACGAAGAGATTTTTCGTAGACTACTAACGGAACTTCGGCTATTAGAGGGCACAGCAGACGCCTTGCAGAACAGAACTAACCTGATAAACGCCGCAATGACAGAACTTGCCTTTGCTTCTATGACTATAGAAGGATTAGATAAGGAAAAGGAGGGCGCTCCTCTGCTTGTGCCAATCGGCGGTGGCTCCTTCATAAAAGCTGAAGTTGCAGCTACGGAGACCATGGTGGTTGGCATGGGGGCTGGCGTGTCCGTGGAGAAATCCAGAGATGAAGCTAAGCAAATTGTACAGAAACGCATTGCGGAGCTTGAAAGATCTAAGAGTACCCTTCAGCAGCAGTTAGGTCAGGTTGTAGAGCAGATGCATTTGAAAAGACAGCAGCTTGACGAAGTTTCACTAAAGCTAAGCAGCAGGAGAAGAGCAGGCGATGTTCGAAAAACTAAAAGCAGGCCTTAG
- the ftsY gene encoding signal recognition particle-docking protein FtsY — translation MFEKLKAGLSGLVNKITTTELKAKQLQLILSDFKLSLVENDVAFPVAERICDEMERRLDGLEVKRLEGRKEVVRENLREVLLEILNTGEKIDLLKMVKEKQKSGEPLVIAFVGINGTGKTTSIAKIAKLFMKKGFTVVLACSDTYRAGSIEQLEEHAKRLGVRIIKHSYGADPAAVAFDAIKHAEAHGVNVVLIDTAGRIQTDKNLMNELAKVKRVVNPDLTLLVVDALTGNDAVMQAEEFNKSIGIDGTILTKVDADVKGGSALSVAYATNKPILFIGVGQTYADLQPFNPEQFAQMILK, via the coding sequence ATGTTCGAAAAACTAAAAGCAGGCCTTAGCGGCTTAGTTAACAAAATCACAACAACTGAGCTGAAAGCAAAACAACTACAGCTAATCCTATCAGATTTTAAGCTAAGCCTTGTTGAAAACGATGTAGCTTTTCCGGTTGCGGAGCGCATATGTGACGAAATGGAAAGACGGCTGGACGGCCTTGAGGTTAAGCGTTTAGAAGGCAGAAAAGAAGTTGTAAGAGAGAATTTACGTGAAGTTTTGCTGGAAATTTTGAACACAGGCGAAAAAATAGACTTGCTAAAGATGGTTAAAGAGAAGCAAAAAAGTGGAGAGCCATTGGTAATCGCGTTTGTTGGAATCAACGGCACTGGAAAGACAACAAGCATCGCCAAAATCGCCAAATTGTTCATGAAAAAGGGCTTTACAGTTGTTTTAGCTTGCAGCGACACGTACAGAGCCGGCTCGATTGAACAATTAGAAGAACATGCAAAACGGCTTGGAGTACGCATCATTAAACATAGTTATGGCGCTGACCCTGCTGCCGTGGCTTTTGATGCCATCAAACATGCTGAGGCCCATGGAGTAAACGTGGTGCTTATTGACACGGCAGGACGCATTCAAACTGACAAGAATTTGATGAACGAATTGGCGAAGGTCAAGCGTGTCGTGAACCCTGATTTGACTCTACTCGTGGTTGATGCTTTGACGGGCAATGACGCGGTTATGCAGGCAGAAGAGTTCAACAAAAGCATAGGCATTGACGGAACTATTTTGACGAAAGTGGATGCTGATGTGAAAGGCGGTTCAGCATTAAGCGTCGCGTATGCGACCAACAAACCCATACTGTTCATCGGCGTCGGTCAAACATACGCGGACTTGCAGCCTTTCAATCCGGAACAATTTGCACAAATGATACTGAAATAA